The following is a genomic window from Lepisosteus oculatus isolate fLepOcu1 chromosome 24, fLepOcu1.hap2, whole genome shotgun sequence.
TTCTGcccgtttttttgttttttttgcaaggcTGGAAGTGGAACCCAGCGGAGAGACCGTCCTTCGCGGAAATCCACCAGGCTTTCGAAACCATGTTCCAGGAATCCAGCATCTCAGACGGTGGGGGAGGCCGTTTCTCACAGTGCCTGTATTTCGGGAGGCTCGCCTGCTTGCGCCCCCCCGGCCTCACCTGCTGTTGCTTGTGTGCCTTGCAGAGGTGGAGAAGGAGCTGGGAAAGAAGGGGAGGAAAGTGGCAGTGCCCCCCTCCCTCCTGCAGGCCCCCGAGCTACCCACTAAGACCAGGACCCTGCGCAGGAACATGGACAACAAGGACGGGGACAGCCCAGGTAAAACCACCGCACGGCCTTCACCTGTCAGCCGGCGGTGTCGATTCACGCAGGTGATCATCGCCGAACACACCAGGTGAACACACCTGGCCTCTCGGCCGATGGAAACATGCCAACAGGCTGCACTCGCTAAAATGACAGAGCGCAGCCGGATCCCGACAGAAATCGGATCGCTCGGATATGTGCTGAAGGACTGGTCTAAGACCACAGTCAAAGTTGGCGTGttactgcatttcaagtgcGGGTGTGAAGGGATCGTGGGAGTTGGGCCTTCACTTAAAATTTCGGCGCTCGTCACAAAAGAAATGTCCTTCGCCCGATGCCAGCAGACTCCTGACCGGCTAAGCTGCTGGGTTCTAAGGATGTTGAAAAGGTTCTGAGACCAAGGCGTCTGGAATGTTTCTAGAACGGTTGGTTTATGTAGTGGGATTGAGACAGAAACGGTTTCCTCAGGTGCGCGGTGACCCTAGAAGGGCAGGTTATTACAGGGTGATCGGGTTATCCAAACGCAGTGGATCTTTATTCGGGTCTCGTACATGTGAAAACTCGAGGCTGGGACTCGCTGTTGGAAGACGGCTGAAttggttcaggtgggcagctgtgtcagcatgctaGGGCTGGAAAGGGACAGGCGAAGGttcattccctgctgaaaagagaaggaaggaaacaacgttttcggctgtggagccttcttcgggcgtGTCGAGCTTTggcagaagaaggctccacagccgaagcgttgcgtttccttccttctcttttcagctgggaaTAACCCGACTGGGATGGGACAGTGGGTAACCGGTTTGCCTTGTGTTTGCGCCGCAGACGCGGGGGACGCCGAAGTCGCCGTGTCCCCCATGCTGCCCAGGAAGGAGCGCCCGTTTCTGGACGGCAACCTGAACGAGGACGACCGCCTGCTGCCCCGGGACAAGGACAAGAAGACCAGCCTCTTCAGCGCCCTGatcaagaagaagaagaagaccgCCCCGGCGCCGCCCAAGCGCAGCAGCTCCTTCCGCGAGGCGGACGGGCCGGGAGAGCGGCGGGCGGGGGGCGGGGACGCCGGCGAGGAGCTCCACAACGGCCTCTTCTTCCCCGAGCCGCCGGCCGCCGCGGGCGCCAACAACAACGCCTCGGGAGGCATCACCAACGGGGCGCCGGCGCTCTTCTCGCCGCACTCGCGGAAGAAGTGCGGCGCGGGGGGCAGGACCGCCGCCGCCCCCCCGACCGAGGAGGACCCCCTCTCCAACTCCAAGCGCTTCCTGCGCTCCTGCTCGGCCTCCAGCGTGCCCCCCGGCCCGGACAGGACGGAGTGGAAGTCCGTCACCCTGCCCCGGGACCTGCAGTCCTGCGGGCGCCACTTCGACTCGGGCACCTTCGGCGGCCGGCACGACAAGCCCGCCCTGCCGCGCAAGAGGGCCAACGAGCCGAGGGCGGAGCCCGGCCCGCGCGTGGGCACCCTCACACCGCCGCCGCGGCTGCCCCGGAAGGCGGAGGACGCGGGGGACGAGGTGTTCAGGGACGCCGAGACCAGCCCCGGCTCCAGCCCCCCCACCCTGACCCCCAAGCTGAGCCGCCGGCCCCAGGGGCCCGGGGAGGGGGTCAAGACCAGCGCCCTGCAGGCGGAGCTCCTGCAGAAGCCCAACGCCTTCACGGAGGAGGGCCGCGCCCGCAGGCTGAAGCAGCAGCAGCCCGATCACCTGGCCCCGAGGGAGAAGGGCAAGCTGCAGAAGCCCAAGCCGGCGCCCCCACCACCTCCACCCTCATCCGCCAAATCGGGAAAGGTCTCCTGGAGCCCCACCCAGGACGCCCCCGCCGTCATCTCGGATACCAAAGCAAAACCCTTTTCTCAGCTGCCCGAGCCCCTCCCTGCGAACACCAGCCCGCCGGAGGCTGGGAGAGCCCTCCAGCCACCAGAGGGAGCCAAAAAAGTCCTGCTGACCGGGGCGCCGAAACTCCAGCAGGGCAAGGGCTCCCCCTCGTCCGCCGGCGGCCAGCAGGCGGCGCCGCCGCCGTCGCAGCCACCGGGACCCTCCGGCGGCGAGCAGGCCTCGCCCACGGCCTTCATCCCCCTCATCAGCACCCGCCAGTCCCTGAGGAAGACCCGGCAGCCGCCGGAGAGGCACGTGAGCTCGGCCATCACGCGGGAGATGGTGCTGGAGGGCACAGAGCAGCTGCGCGCCGCCATCGGCCGGAACTCGGAGCAGACGGGCAGCCACGGGGCGGTGCTGGAGGCCGGCAAGAACCTGTCCAAGTACTGCGTCAGCTACGTGGAGTCCATTCAGCAGATGAGGAACAAGTTCGCCTTCCGGGAGGCCATCAACAAGCTGGAGAGCAGCCTGAGGGAGCTGCAGATCTGCCCGGCCACCACCGGGGGCGCTGCTTCCACGCAGGACTTCACCAGGCTGCTGTCCTCCGTCAAGGAGATCAGCGACATCGTCCAGAGGTAGCAGAGGGGCTCCCGAGGGAAGCGCTGCGACCGCTCGTCGTGTCGTTTAACGTCGTGTAAGCAAAAGGGCACAGGATTTCAGTCACACGAGGCACGTTTACGCGGCCTTCCTCGCCTTCCGTCGGGGAGGGGACgcgaggggggaaaaaacaggCTTTCTGTGCACAGGATCAAAGGAACCTTTTGGaatttttagaatgttttttttttcggccTTTTTAAAATACGAAAATCCGAACGGAGCTCGGCCGGCCTTTAAAAGGACAGCTTACATCCAATGTTGTATCACTTGAATGATCTGTAGTGGGTCCTTATTTTCTCCCTAACTTCAGGTgtcaggtttgtttttttttttatctctgtcGTTAAAGCAAGTAGCTTGGGTGTACCGTGTTTTTAACTGAAACCGGGCAGTTTGCACATGTATGTCGGTGCAATTTCGAATCGTTTTACAATGCAGATGTTGTGAACCCTTTGTCACAAATACCAAATGTTGATTCACAGTCTTAGTGTGTGTGATCACCAGTCAGTGCCTCTTCAGTGCCAGCCTATGTGATGAGGGCTGAAGGGCCAGGCTGGGTCGGATGCCTTATCTGAGATACACTTTAACAGCCTAGAATAAATGGGCACACTGGAAGAGCCATAAAGGctaatttcagaaaacaaagctgctcaagggtccgtctgtctgtctgtctgtctgacagGAGTGGAGGACTTGTTTTACTCCGGTGTCTTAGAGATCCAATTTAATATCTTTATGCTTTCCAAGAACGTTACCGTCACCTTTTATTGTCGAGTGGTGGTAGAGTCCTGTCTTGGGAGGGAGAAGGGATTGAGAAAAGAGAATTTAGCATCTGTTCGCAGCCTTACTAGTGCCTTAAAATGCCTTCAATGGAAATGCAAAAAGAAAGAGACTGCAAACCAGCCCTTGGAGAATGGCCTTCAAAAACGTTTAAATCGGCTGCCTGGAATATCTACGGACTTCTGATCCTGTACCGAAAACACTACTGTTTCGAAAGGATTTGGAAAAGAAACCTAGAATCTGCATTGGAAACGCAAATTCCCTGGGATTGGAAACGtactttgatttcttttttgctgTTATTTTGGTCGTCTTCAGAGTGAATACTAAGGCTGTCGGCGTGCGTTTTATCAGTCTGTGTAGGGACAGATCTTGGTAATATTTGTATATACTTACCAAAACCAATAAGTCACTTTGTAGTCAGTGGTTATATTGTTAGGAttgtcctttttgttttgttttttaaataatgtaattaatttttcaGTATTAGTTAATGCTCTTTTCAACACATTTGCCCTCACTGACTGCAGTGACTGAGGCCACAATTTACCACGAGCTGCCTTCTCTCCTTCTCACCAAGGTACTGTGTTTTTGtcgtctttgttttttttgtccttaTTAAAAAGTGCCACTATCTGTTCCACTTGTATCCGAGCCTCACCAATTTAGACCTGtagttatgtttttttccttttgtgtaaatatctcctgtttcctttgttgTTTTTCCTCTGTAACACCTACAGTGCAATTCTCTGATAAAATACAAAGCATTTATGCTACTTGAAATGAATCCCTTTGTGGCTGCAAATTCTTACTTCGGGTGGGAAGAATTTCCTGCGGTTTGTCCTTTAAACATCATATTTAGAACTTTTATTCTCGTCTGTGATGTATTTAGTGCGCGCTTGTGCTTACTACAGCCGTTAAGAAACCTGTGAAAACGACAAACCCGCTAAAATGACTAACCATCGTATTGCCATCGTGACAGTAGTTTAAACGCATTGCGGCTCTAGAGAACAGTCCACACAGGATAAGTCTCCAATCGCCATTCCCCACAGCACTGACATATACAGATGGCAAAATCAAGACAGGACTGTGATTATCCGTTGCGAAGAATAATTATGAAGTACAGCTTGACATGAGACActatttcattgacaaaatgatGAGACTTTCTTACTTCACTAGTATTCCCAGAAGTTGCTAAGCGTGCGGAAATCTAATCTTACAAATCGTGGATTTTTCTCCGTCTAAATAGGCGGAATTGGAGAATTTGTGCTGTGAGCGTGCATTTAGTCTGCGACTTTTCGTTTGTAGTCGTAGTAATGGAGGGGTAGGAATGGTGCCTAAAATGTCcggtttaaaatttaatttcattgtttttttttcccccaacatgCTTGTTTGCTTTATTATGCAGGAGGTTTGCCGaaattgcaaaaaagaaaacaaccgcTGAAGGATTTTATATAAGGCTTCACCTCCTGTACTGTTTCGGTGAAAagaggtattttttttatttttttaaacattttgttgcgAGTAGCAAAACACTGGTGAGCCGTGCCAGAAACTGGAGTTTTGCAGTTGCTTTTCTGTGTATCTGCGGACAGCGCCTCAGACCTCTACCTCGCACTACACGATCGCACTAAACCTGACTTGTAGTGGGACTTGAGCTGTGCGTACTGTCTGGAAAACCTGTGCACGTGTTTTCTGCAAACGGGACTTGAGCCACCTTCATTTCAAGGCACCAGTGTAAACGCCATTATGGCGGACAGGGTGCCAGGCTCTGTCATTTGCATCCGACTCTGGAATGCATGCAGCCCCAATCTGACATGGTTTGGTTTTATACGTAGATGACAACATAAAGATGGCTTTGTGGAAGGATCTCCACCTGCTTAATCTTTAAGCCCCGAGCCCCGTACTTAATTCAGAAAAGGCGCATTTCTATCAATCGGTCCAAAACCGGGAATTCACGCCCAACTCCCACCTCATTCCCCATCCTCAATCTCTCCGTTGAAGTCATCCCTATCCCTCTGTCGACTCAAAGAGTGTGGACCGGGCTGAGTTTTTGCAGTACACCAGATTCGGGCATGACGAGAAGAGATCGGTGTCACTGTGCGGATCTGCAAGTATAAGAGAGTTTACCAGCGATTAATAATAAACCATACAGATAACTAAAAGAACGAGGAGAGCCACCGGGGAGCTGACATAATGGACAGAGGAGTCCAAGCACAATGATCAGTTACAGCTCGTTTATTGTTTGGAAACGCGTGACATTTTCAGTGCATGCCTTTATCTTCACGGAGGCCATACGCAGCAGGGATGCATGTCTATATCGTCCTTTAAAGCTGGGCAGTGACTCTTCGGCGTGGAAGGATCAACAAgcgcacgtgtgtgtgtgtgtgggggtgggtGTGTGGTGTGGGGCGTCCTGCAGCCGGGCGGTCCGGGTTACTTTCTACCGAACCGGAAGCTGAAGCCCCCTTTCCGCCTGTAGCCGTTGAGCTCCTCCGCCAGCATCTCCAGGTCGTCGGCGCGTTTGTGAGCGGGCTTGAGCACCAGCTGTAGCAGCAGGGGCCCGTCCCGGCTCCCGCCCTCCTTCCCCAGCAGTTCcagctcttcctcctcctcctcctcctccccctccccccgccCGAAGCGGAAGCGGAAGCCGGCGCGCTCCTTGTCGTAGTCCTGCAGCTCCTTGACGGCGCTGACCAGCGTGCCGGGGTCGGCCAGTCTCCTCGGCCGCGGCTGCGCGCCCGGCGCCAGCGCGGCGGCGTCCCACGGGGCCGGGGCTCGTCTGTCCCTGGAGCTGCTGTCGGCCCTGAAGCAGTTGCCCAGCTCTAGAAACAGCAGGATGTACGGAGGGCAGGCGGCTTTCATCTGCGCGGGTGGAGGAGAGAAAGCCGTTAGTGTTCGCCATGCACTCTTCTTGTTCGGCTAAGGGATGAACCCTTTACGTTTTATAAAGAGCAGAGGGATCTAGGGATCATGCTTGGTGCCGTCCGGTTTGATGGTATTCTTAAAATAGTCAAATACCTGTTGGTAACAAAAAAGTATGAAACGGAAgcacattttaatctttaaGCTAAAAAACGATGTGGCTTTGTTGttgccgttttttttttgtgtgtgttattACAGCGTGTGTCTTTTTAAGCGGTGTGGAGTTCCATCAAGGACGCGTTACTGTGCGGGTCAGGTCGGAAACGTCTGCAGGAGGACCCGCCGGATGGGCTGGGAAAGTGCCTTTTCCTCTTGGCAGGACGCGCTCGGCGTGCTGCACTCTCTCAAGCAAGTATTTCGAGAAAATGCACGGCACGATGTCGGGTGCAGGACTTATAATTACATGGGTAAGTCTGTCTGGCTAGCAATCATAAAAATGCgttgatgttgttttttttcagccgTTTAAAATGCTACAGTTCAAACGCACCGTTTCCAGTGCACCAGAGCGAAGAGACACGGAAACATCTCAGCCTGCGTCTGGGCGCATTTGTTTGCGACTTCACAAATCGCCGTCCCGTCATTTCAGAGACATGTTATGGACCCCTGTgtgatatatacatatattattttACCTACCCACTTAAACTGGGAACGACCTCCCTTTCTGATAGCCTGGAGAGCAGTCAGAGTGCCTCACCTGGGATTCACAATGAGCAGTATCATTGGTTGAACCCGCGTCCAAACACTGTAAGTCCTGAGCTCCAGCCTCTAGGCTCTCTGCAGTACCCTGTGCATTGCGGCTTGCAAGCAAAAGTTATTTCAGAAATTGATTCATGTCCATGCAGTTCTGTGCGCCTCAACGCCCTTCACACGGTAACCGAATCCTAAACCCTTCCTGTGCAAACTGGCCCACTTGTCCCAACAATGTGTGCTCAACACGAAATGGGTGGTATTTCAGAGTTTGCATCAAatcacacgcacacacataAACAAGCCTCCTAAAGCTATAACGATTACTCGCATCAAATTCAAAATGCATCTTAAGAAAATGCGTCCGTTTCCCCCTTGGCTCTGGTACTCACAGCTGTCTTTGGTCACGGAGGCGGGCTGGGACTCTTGCACCAGGATGGTCGAGTGATTCAGTCTCTGCGGATGACGACGTCGGGTTTTTATATATATCCATGCAGGGTGTCTGTGGAAAGGATGACCCCTCATCTGGAGCACCACGCAGCCCTCCACACTGTCGGGGCCCTGCACTTGTGTAATTGACATTCTTCTCGCTTGGATCTCGTTTCGGGGGAAATTGAACGAAAAGGTTTTAACAACGTCTCATAAAAGACGGACTTTTCCGTAATTGTGATGTCGGTTCCAAATTGACCCTCTCGACAGAACAAGTCTCCCCGCATTCGCCCGTGATGCAATTAAAGGCCAGACACGTTTCCGAGGACCAGACAGCAATAAAAGACTCTTTTCATTGCTTCACCCGAGTGATGAGCGCGGCGCTCTTAGGCTCCTGACAGTGAAGAAATTAAATACACGGAATGTTAAAGCATTAAGTGTCGTTACCGTGTGTGGCTAAGCACTTACTTCACATGTTTCCGCATGATGTCAGACTCTAAAAGTTGTGTTGTTTCTAGGGCTTGAGTCAGTCAGATCCCGAGTCGCGGTATCCATTGAAGACGAAGGCATGTCCCTGCGCGCAGACCTCCTTTCGCTCCGTCAGTCCTTGAACGGCGAATGCATCACGCTCTCGTTgacaaaataacacttttaattGTAGTGTGAGCTATGTTACgtttaagtaaaaaaatcatattaaaaCGGCACGTTTTGAATTCAGTTGTACTCTAAGAAATCGTGcctttgtggggaaaaaataacccattttaaaatacattatagtCTTTAATAATGGTGAAAGGCCGCTTGTACTTGTGCTTCATTTTATGTATGGAAATGGAACAAGGAAAACAGATGTGAATTTCAAAATTCTCAGTAAACATACCAAAACGCTAATGATAGATGAGGCTGTTGCGTTTTTCAAAGCCGGTTGAGCCAGTATTCAAGTCCACTAGCTTCAAACCTCTAGTCTTACTCGTTACAAATAAGGAGTAAgaattgaaaaatatttgacTGGTACAAATAATGGTCGGttgtctttctgttttctgttacgTACATAATGTATGCAATTGCCAGATAGCTACGGACCTTTTTAGTGACCTTTACATCCTTGTAGAATATCTCGTTTTCTGGTGTGTGCTTCCTTCCAGATGAGTCAGATAAAATACTGCGGTGTTAAGTGATATAGCATTTGTGAAAACTAAACATGCTTGATACATCTTCCTCAGCCATTTCACGGCCAATCCGTCCAAAGAAGATGgattttgttcttgttgtt
Proteins encoded in this region:
- the abl1 gene encoding tyrosine-protein kinase ABL1 isoform X1, with protein sequence MGQQPGKVLGDQRRPSLPALHFIKGARREPSRRGGQHCNVFVEHEALQRPDFEPQGLTEAARWNSKENLLAGPSENDPNLFVALYDFVASGDNTLSITKGEKLRVLGYNHNGEWCEAQTKNGQGWVPSNYITPVNSLEKHSWYHGPVSRNAAEYLLSSGINGSFLVRESESSPGQRSISLRYEGRVYHYRINTASDGKLYVSSESRFNTLAELVHHHSTVADGLITTLHYPAPKRNKPTVYGVSPNYDKWEMERTDITMKHKLGGGQYGEVYEGVWKKYSLTVAVKTLKEDTMEVEEFLKEAAVMKEIKHPNLVQLLGVCTREPPFYIITEFMTHGNLLDYLRECNRAEVNAVVLLYMATQISSAMEYLEKKNFIHRDLAARNCLVGENHLVKVADFGLSRLMTGDTYTAHAGAKFPIKWTAPESLAYNKFSIKSDVWAFGVLLWEIATYGMSPYPGIDLSQVYELLEKDYRMDRPEGCPEKVYELMRACWKWNPAERPSFAEIHQAFETMFQESSISDEVEKELGKKGRKVAVPPSLLQAPELPTKTRTLRRNMDNKDGDSPDAGDAEVAVSPMLPRKERPFLDGNLNEDDRLLPRDKDKKTSLFSALIKKKKKTAPAPPKRSSSFREADGPGERRAGGGDAGEELHNGLFFPEPPAAAGANNNASGGITNGAPALFSPHSRKKCGAGGRTAAAPPTEEDPLSNSKRFLRSCSASSVPPGPDRTEWKSVTLPRDLQSCGRHFDSGTFGGRHDKPALPRKRANEPRAEPGPRVGTLTPPPRLPRKAEDAGDEVFRDAETSPGSSPPTLTPKLSRRPQGPGEGVKTSALQAELLQKPNAFTEEGRARRLKQQQPDHLAPREKGKLQKPKPAPPPPPPSSAKSGKVSWSPTQDAPAVISDTKAKPFSQLPEPLPANTSPPEAGRALQPPEGAKKVLLTGAPKLQQGKGSPSSAGGQQAAPPPSQPPGPSGGEQASPTAFIPLISTRQSLRKTRQPPERHVSSAITREMVLEGTEQLRAAIGRNSEQTGSHGAVLEAGKNLSKYCVSYVESIQQMRNKFAFREAINKLESSLRELQICPATTGGAASTQDFTRLLSSVKEISDIVQR
- the abl1 gene encoding tyrosine-protein kinase ABL1 isoform X2 produces the protein MKMLEICLKLVGCKSKKGLSSSSSCYLEEALQRPDFEPQGLTEAARWNSKENLLAGPSENDPNLFVALYDFVASGDNTLSITKGEKLRVLGYNHNGEWCEAQTKNGQGWVPSNYITPVNSLEKHSWYHGPVSRNAAEYLLSSGINGSFLVRESESSPGQRSISLRYEGRVYHYRINTASDGKLYVSSESRFNTLAELVHHHSTVADGLITTLHYPAPKRNKPTVYGVSPNYDKWEMERTDITMKHKLGGGQYGEVYEGVWKKYSLTVAVKTLKEDTMEVEEFLKEAAVMKEIKHPNLVQLLGVCTREPPFYIITEFMTHGNLLDYLRECNRAEVNAVVLLYMATQISSAMEYLEKKNFIHRDLAARNCLVGENHLVKVADFGLSRLMTGDTYTAHAGAKFPIKWTAPESLAYNKFSIKSDVWAFGVLLWEIATYGMSPYPGIDLSQVYELLEKDYRMDRPEGCPEKVYELMRACWKWNPAERPSFAEIHQAFETMFQESSISDEVEKELGKKGRKVAVPPSLLQAPELPTKTRTLRRNMDNKDGDSPDAGDAEVAVSPMLPRKERPFLDGNLNEDDRLLPRDKDKKTSLFSALIKKKKKTAPAPPKRSSSFREADGPGERRAGGGDAGEELHNGLFFPEPPAAAGANNNASGGITNGAPALFSPHSRKKCGAGGRTAAAPPTEEDPLSNSKRFLRSCSASSVPPGPDRTEWKSVTLPRDLQSCGRHFDSGTFGGRHDKPALPRKRANEPRAEPGPRVGTLTPPPRLPRKAEDAGDEVFRDAETSPGSSPPTLTPKLSRRPQGPGEGVKTSALQAELLQKPNAFTEEGRARRLKQQQPDHLAPREKGKLQKPKPAPPPPPPSSAKSGKVSWSPTQDAPAVISDTKAKPFSQLPEPLPANTSPPEAGRALQPPEGAKKVLLTGAPKLQQGKGSPSSAGGQQAAPPPSQPPGPSGGEQASPTAFIPLISTRQSLRKTRQPPERHVSSAITREMVLEGTEQLRAAIGRNSEQTGSHGAVLEAGKNLSKYCVSYVESIQQMRNKFAFREAINKLESSLRELQICPATTGGAASTQDFTRLLSSVKEISDIVQR
- the LOC102692041 gene encoding orexigenic neuropeptide QRFP isoform X2; the protein is MKAACPPYILLFLELGNCFRADSSSRDRRAPAPWDAAALAPGAQPRPRRLADPGTLVSAVKELQDYDKERAGFRFRFGRGEGEEEEEEEELELLGKEGGSRDGPLLLQLVLKPAHKRADDLEMLAEELNGYRRKGGFSFRFGRK
- the LOC102692041 gene encoding orexigenic neuropeptide QRFP isoform X1, with translation MCFRFILFCYQQMKAACPPYILLFLELGNCFRADSSSRDRRAPAPWDAAALAPGAQPRPRRLADPGTLVSAVKELQDYDKERAGFRFRFGRGEGEEEEEEEELELLGKEGGSRDGPLLLQLVLKPAHKRADDLEMLAEELNGYRRKGGFSFRFGRK